In Raphanus sativus cultivar WK10039 unplaced genomic scaffold, ASM80110v3 Scaffold2704, whole genome shotgun sequence, the DNA window CCCCGTCCCAAGATCAAGGTAAGATAAAAATCACCAAACAAAATACAATACCCACAGATGTTTTTGCCATGGTAGAATCAAGAACAAGatctttgaaatttctttttatttatatatctttgaagGTGACAAATAAAAAGGGTCTTTACCATATGAACATAGAATTGACCGTGGGAACAGCTCCTGATACACTCTACGGATTGATGATTGAACCAAAAGGCGGTCCGTTTTTCGATTATGATAAGTGGCGCGACCTAATGGTTTTCTTTactaatcattatatatatgattcgaATGTGGTATTAAATATAGCCAatacttgatatatatattttgttatctaGAAAAACACATCAAGAAAGGTTTTGAAGGAGAATGGTCCGAGGCGGGACATCATGGTGGAGAAAGCTGTAGCTTATAAATTCCTTTCGCTGACGACTATATCCATCCCGATACATCTAACTATGGTAGAAAACAGAAAAGATCTTACGGTAAGAAGCTTTATCTCACAAGAATCAACACCTTTGTGTTCGTATTGATGAAACCTAGCTAATTCAGCCTATTTACAGACAAAATATAAGAAAGGGAAAGTAATGTTGATGAAAGAGTTCCACGGCAACTATAAAGTGGAGCCTATATATGTAGATCAAGAACGGCTGTGCAAAAAGAAGTCACCAAAGAGTCcagaagaatataaaaaatgtagTGGTGGCCGAGGAAGGGTTGCGTCAAAGCTTACA includes these proteins:
- the LOC130505930 gene encoding uncharacterized protein LOC130505930, translated to MGVFPGFGVWINQNNQESPNAESKRSENVESKSASEKDTNNAHFKKKKKDVIYYDYRDSIRQQGLWYEAEKKHPWHNPRPKIKVTNKKGLYHMNIELTVGTAPDTLYGLMIEPKGGPFFDYDKWRDLMKNTSRKVLKENGPRRDIMVEKAVAYKFLSLTTISIPIHLTMVENRKDLTTKYKKGKVMLMKEFHGNYKVEPIYVDQERLCKKKSPKSPEEYKKCSGGRGRVASKLTINHYFEPYPPFNIPPLSWFIRGITIETSKKLLSALQEMASIVRNAKPPSEEIIKASEKEIIQLHDF